Proteins found in one Fibrobacter sp. UWH6 genomic segment:
- a CDS encoding ROK family protein — MAKEIRSAAEIKKQNVASIKRVILEMGSVTKPEVAEKTGLSVVTCGSILNEMTAEGSIVEERLRSSSGGRRAMSYRISEGVGNTLCLYAFTESTGSFIRYQVRDLIGNVKDAGFTQEPVINVTTLSEAIKRICKPEQNVKIVVLGIQGCINNNILEYSDLTELSGLNVAAELENATGFPVRVENDMNTIAVGYRKNCEKKLDSKSGRNVAILFFPKGQTPAGGFIVDGNILRGASNLAGELSFFPYNFKKEDQRVVFSSIEKAQPTINRMILATTVFLDPAVVVITGGLSREVDCDAMTKYLQDNLKRPQIPRIEARPVIERDYFTGLHSIAVDYIIDG; from the coding sequence ATGGCAAAAGAAATTCGCTCCGCAGCAGAGATCAAGAAGCAGAACGTGGCTAGCATCAAGCGAGTCATTCTAGAGATGGGTTCCGTCACAAAACCCGAGGTGGCCGAAAAGACAGGCCTCAGCGTAGTCACCTGCGGAAGCATCCTCAACGAGATGACCGCAGAAGGCTCCATCGTAGAAGAACGGCTCCGCTCGTCTAGCGGCGGCCGCCGGGCCATGAGCTATCGCATCAGCGAAGGCGTGGGCAACACCCTCTGCCTTTATGCCTTTACCGAAAGCACTGGATCATTCATTCGCTACCAGGTCCGCGACCTGATCGGCAACGTAAAAGACGCCGGCTTCACTCAGGAGCCCGTCATCAACGTCACCACCCTCAGCGAAGCCATCAAGAGAATTTGCAAGCCCGAACAGAATGTCAAAATCGTAGTCCTTGGAATCCAGGGCTGCATCAACAACAACATCCTGGAATATTCAGACCTTACAGAACTCAGCGGACTTAACGTGGCCGCCGAACTGGAAAACGCCACCGGCTTCCCCGTCCGCGTCGAAAACGACATGAACACCATCGCCGTGGGCTACCGCAAGAACTGCGAAAAGAAGCTGGATTCAAAATCCGGCAGGAACGTGGCCATCCTGTTCTTCCCCAAGGGGCAAACTCCTGCAGGAGGATTCATCGTAGACGGAAACATTCTGCGAGGAGCCTCCAACCTGGCAGGGGAACTCTCCTTCTTCCCCTACAACTTCAAAAAGGAAGACCAGCGAGTCGTCTTCAGTTCCATCGAAAAGGCCCAGCCCACCATCAACCGCATGATCCTGGCCACCACCGTGTTCCTGGACCCGGCCGTAGTCGTCATTACCGGCGGTCTCTCTAGAGAAGTGGATTGCGACGCCATGACCAAGTATCTGCAAGACAACCTGAAGCGCCCCCAGATTCCAAGAATTGAGGCCCGCCCCGTCATCGAGAGAGACTACTTTACCGGCCTCCACAGCATCGCCGTGGACTACATAATCGACGGTTAA
- a CDS encoding HAD-IIA family hydrolase, producing MEFFETEIYKRYLEILNRDGCLPQKRDGLGAQGLGAAEPQAVSFGELLEKYDAFCFDGYGTLYNRGAFVYPGARDWFAALRSAGKQVRLITNAASDVDRVLAADAAKRGFDFSEAETISSGSLLKDLVKELRAGTAANANQACGPLKLREVYYIGRETGKNVLAECGMTAVAPDEFPEEPVVAISSAKDTDETYARAVEILRRPGAILLVLNSDAWAPKIDGSREPVSGALCERLRRESVDESNGGNGGNCGNGGKGCTTYYLGKPFPAIWKKVSASLPESLFNGRKPRVVMIGDTLGTDVLGARVAGFDSALVVGRNEPAAELLVDELELGIRPDFYL from the coding sequence ATGGAATTTTTTGAGACTGAGATTTACAAGCGCTATCTGGAAATATTGAATCGGGATGGCTGTCTGCCCCAAAAACGCGATGGCCTTGGCGCTCAGGGCCTCGGTGCGGCTGAACCGCAGGCGGTATCCTTTGGCGAACTGCTGGAGAAGTATGACGCATTCTGCTTTGATGGCTATGGGACCTTGTATAACCGCGGAGCCTTTGTTTACCCGGGAGCCCGGGACTGGTTTGCGGCCTTGCGTTCTGCGGGCAAGCAGGTGCGCCTGATTACCAATGCGGCCAGCGATGTAGACCGCGTGCTGGCGGCGGATGCCGCAAAGCGTGGGTTTGACTTTTCTGAAGCGGAGACGATTTCGTCGGGAAGTTTGCTGAAGGACCTGGTGAAGGAATTGCGGGCCGGAACCGCCGCCAATGCAAATCAGGCCTGCGGCCCTCTGAAATTGCGTGAGGTTTACTACATCGGGCGGGAAACCGGTAAGAACGTCTTGGCGGAATGTGGCATGACGGCGGTTGCGCCCGACGAATTCCCCGAAGAGCCCGTGGTGGCCATTTCTTCGGCGAAGGATACCGATGAAACTTATGCCCGCGCTGTAGAAATTCTAAGACGTCCCGGTGCTATTTTGCTGGTGCTGAATTCCGATGCCTGGGCTCCGAAAATTGACGGTTCCCGTGAGCCTGTCTCTGGGGCCCTTTGTGAACGCCTTCGTCGCGAATCCGTAGACGAATCTAACGGCGGCAATGGCGGTAACTGCGGTAATGGCGGCAAGGGCTGTACCACTTACTATTTGGGAAAGCCCTTCCCGGCGATCTGGAAAAAGGTTAGCGCTTCTTTGCCCGAGTCCCTTTTTAATGGGCGCAAGCCCCGGGTGGTCATGATTGGCGATACCCTGGGAACGGATGTTCTTGGGGCCCGCGTGGCTGGCTTTGACAGTGCCCTGGTTGTGGGCCGAAATGAACCTGCCGCGGAATTGCTGGTAGATGAACTCGAACTGGGAATCCGTCCGGACTTTTATTTGTAA
- a CDS encoding aspartoacylase yields the protein MSLINTIVVSGGTHGNERTGVRLVQKWMDNPECYNNLCKSAKVELVLANPEAIRLNRRYRDHDLNRAFSQTCLDMNGTPQQYEFRRSKELNEIYGPKGPDTKTDLILDVHNTGSNMGMCLILSDRDPFCMRASAVLTQEFSDAWIYYQPEERSASPYFGTVAKADICIEIGPQQHGTLDAAIFERSEKLVQRYLELAEEWNRGELQKRPPIKVDVYTQFKDIGYPKPQGGGAIQAMIHPNLMGHDYCELKDGDKLFRTFDGKDILYHGESPVYPIFISEPAYYEKDIAMSLTTKTVEEW from the coding sequence ATGAGCTTGATAAATACGATTGTTGTTTCGGGGGGCACCCACGGTAACGAGCGTACTGGTGTGCGTCTGGTTCAGAAGTGGATGGATAATCCTGAATGTTATAACAATTTATGTAAAAGTGCAAAGGTCGAACTGGTACTTGCCAATCCCGAAGCCATAAGGTTGAACCGCCGCTATCGGGACCACGACCTGAACCGCGCCTTCTCCCAGACCTGCCTGGATATGAATGGGACTCCCCAGCAGTATGAGTTCCGCCGGTCTAAGGAGCTGAACGAAATTTACGGACCCAAGGGCCCCGATACCAAAACCGACCTGATTCTGGATGTCCACAACACCGGATCCAACATGGGCATGTGCCTGATCCTTTCTGACAGGGATCCCTTCTGCATGAGAGCCTCTGCGGTTTTGACTCAGGAATTTTCTGACGCCTGGATTTATTACCAGCCCGAGGAACGCAGCGCCTCGCCCTACTTCGGTACGGTGGCCAAGGCGGACATCTGCATAGAGATTGGCCCCCAGCAGCACGGGACTCTGGACGCCGCCATTTTTGAGCGCTCCGAAAAGCTGGTCCAGCGCTACCTGGAACTGGCCGAAGAATGGAACCGCGGCGAACTGCAGAAACGCCCGCCCATCAAGGTGGATGTGTACACCCAGTTCAAGGATATCGGCTACCCCAAGCCCCAGGGCGGCGGAGCGATCCAGGCCATGATCCACCCCAATCTCATGGGACACGACTATTGTGAATTGAAGGATGGGGATAAGCTGTTCAGAACGTTTGACGGTAAGGATATACTGTACCATGGTGAAAGCCCGGTGTACCCCATCTTTATCAGCGAACCCGCCTATTACGAAAAAGACATCGCCATGAGCCTCACCACAAAGACCGTGGAAGAGTGGTAA
- a CDS encoding biotin attachment protein: MKKIKFQDTSFRDGFQSIFGARVFAKDFMPAVEAACHAGITHFEAGGGARFQALYQNCGEDAFDMMDEFRRVVGPKARLQTLARGINVVALAPQPRDMIKLHADMFKKHGMTRIRNFDALNDVNNLIYSGKCITEAGLEHEVVVTMMELPPGCEGAHDAAFYERILKNILDAGVPFASVCFKDASGTANPTKVYETFKRARKLLGDDVELRIHSHDTCGTGVAQYKAAIEGGADGVDLARKPLSGGTSQPDLFSMFHALKGTDYKLALGEDGIVDDHIKELMDANNVAVECLKDYNFPPEARQISPDVIFSPMPGGALTANTLMMRETKTFHLYDKVIKNMSECVARGGFASSVTPVSQFYFQQAYMNTINENAGRDRWFKMTEGYGKMLLGYQGKTPCEPDPELVKIAADQFKMEPFSVAHPGVQCAEEILEPGIPAAKKQLEENGLPVTDENIFIVGCLQTKAGNKGIEFLKGNRHIGVPKKDPNAAPAVDTKNMKAGQASTYRIALGNQSWDVQVSTLK, encoded by the coding sequence ATGAAAAAGATCAAGTTCCAGGATACCTCCTTCCGTGATGGTTTCCAGTCTATTTTCGGTGCCCGCGTGTTCGCAAAGGACTTCATGCCGGCTGTTGAAGCTGCATGCCACGCAGGTATCACCCACTTTGAAGCAGGTGGCGGCGCCCGTTTCCAGGCCCTCTACCAGAACTGCGGCGAAGACGCATTCGACATGATGGACGAATTCCGCCGCGTCGTTGGCCCCAAGGCTCGTCTGCAGACCCTGGCCCGCGGTATTAACGTTGTGGCTCTGGCACCCCAGCCCCGCGACATGATCAAGCTCCATGCCGACATGTTCAAGAAGCACGGCATGACCCGTATCCGTAACTTCGACGCTCTCAACGACGTGAACAACCTGATCTACTCCGGTAAGTGCATTACCGAAGCCGGTCTGGAACACGAAGTCGTGGTTACCATGATGGAACTTCCTCCGGGATGCGAAGGCGCACACGATGCCGCTTTCTACGAACGCATCCTCAAGAACATCCTGGACGCAGGCGTTCCGTTTGCTTCCGTTTGCTTCAAGGACGCTTCCGGTACCGCCAACCCCACCAAGGTTTACGAAACCTTCAAGCGCGCTCGTAAGCTCCTGGGCGACGATGTCGAACTCCGCATCCACAGCCATGATACCTGCGGTACTGGTGTTGCTCAGTACAAGGCAGCTATCGAAGGTGGCGCAGACGGCGTTGACCTGGCTCGCAAGCCCCTTTCCGGTGGTACTTCCCAGCCCGACCTGTTCTCCATGTTCCACGCTCTCAAGGGCACCGACTACAAGCTGGCTCTCGGCGAAGACGGTATCGTTGACGATCACATCAAGGAACTCATGGACGCAAACAACGTCGCCGTTGAATGCCTCAAGGACTACAACTTCCCGCCCGAAGCTCGTCAGATCTCTCCGGACGTGATCTTCTCCCCCATGCCGGGTGGCGCACTTACCGCCAACACCCTCATGATGCGCGAAACCAAGACCTTCCACCTGTACGACAAGGTGATCAAGAACATGAGCGAATGCGTGGCTCGCGGCGGCTTTGCTTCTTCCGTGACCCCGGTTTCTCAGTTCTACTTCCAGCAGGCCTACATGAACACCATCAACGAAAACGCTGGTCGTGATCGTTGGTTCAAGATGACTGAAGGCTACGGCAAGATGCTCCTTGGCTACCAGGGTAAGACTCCTTGCGAACCGGATCCGGAACTCGTGAAGATCGCAGCAGACCAGTTCAAGATGGAACCGTTCTCTGTGGCTCATCCGGGCGTTCAGTGCGCAGAAGAAATCCTTGAACCGGGTATTCCGGCTGCAAAGAAGCAGCTTGAAGAAAACGGTCTTCCTGTTACCGACGAAAACATCTTCATCGTCGGCTGTCTCCAGACCAAGGCTGGCAATAAGGGTATCGAATTCCTCAAGGGTAACCGCCACATTGGCGTTCCCAAGAAGGACCCGAACGCAGCACCGGCTGTGGACACCAAGAACATGAAGGCTGGTCAGGCTTCTACTTACCGTATCGCCCTCGGCAACCAGAGCTGGGACGTTCAGGTAAGCACCCTTAAGTAA
- a CDS encoding snapalysin family zinc-dependent metalloprotease — translation MKSAFGLILFSGIVSALWARPAAPNVYNTVDNGDSKLTLVNHGDEHYHYATTQDGYLVLPDQSGTYVYADTNGKPSNVIAHDKDLRLPSENEFLEQLDESQKQNILKKHEAIYGGRFPDESEQPGALILRSSSSPQPLNRPTPQKWVSGERYIPTLLVGTTDIPHADSAAVYDLLNKEGYNKNGNIGSLRDYYLHSSNGNLDIHFDIYPLPLNVAQTSFGSGSNFSEGNYTKAGIDALVKHPNFKANANKYCAEGTTVDGFLFLFPGEEQNALKQSDYFWGHKYQMIYNGAASQWSKGYTAGGYTFDAYLFIAQYRDNSNNSKLNAMGIFAHEFSHVLGLPDMYSGSGTNFVSGPTPYDVMTQGMYNGNWETPPSFSAFEREAMGWMTIKEMSPNSSYVMRDISKMEAFSVSNPNQNDEYYIVEYRPAVKYDAYIQNNGVYVWYIDYDAYAFENAAVNSNKSHQRVAMNKVVQKGGYYADFTFVNKSGRAGIPGVYNFVLEGDTLACFTTNSAMPLSKCPTPEPLSSSSGISSSSENPSDSEVSSSSQQAEPTTSTTGFAPTVASRLKLHVEGSTLHINTASASPKEVAIFDMLGNKILAERFAGRDYSLNLGNLDHKVYMVRVTENGKSLTQKTFAF, via the coding sequence ATGAAGAGTGCATTCGGGTTAATTTTATTCAGCGGCATCGTTTCTGCACTTTGGGCTCGCCCTGCAGCCCCTAACGTCTACAACACTGTAGACAACGGAGATTCCAAGCTCACCCTTGTCAACCATGGTGACGAGCATTATCATTATGCCACCACCCAGGATGGCTACCTGGTGCTCCCCGACCAATCCGGGACTTACGTTTACGCCGACACCAACGGCAAACCGTCTAACGTTATCGCCCACGACAAGGATTTGAGGCTGCCCTCCGAAAATGAATTTCTGGAACAGTTAGACGAATCCCAGAAGCAGAATATCCTAAAAAAGCATGAGGCCATTTACGGGGGCCGATTTCCCGACGAAAGTGAACAGCCCGGCGCATTGATACTAAGGAGCTCTTCTAGCCCCCAGCCCCTAAACCGCCCTACCCCGCAAAAGTGGGTCTCGGGGGAACGTTACATCCCAACCCTCCTGGTCGGAACCACAGACATTCCCCACGCCGACTCCGCCGCCGTCTATGACCTGCTCAACAAGGAAGGCTACAACAAGAACGGCAACATCGGCAGCCTCCGCGATTACTACCTCCATTCATCCAACGGTAACCTGGACATTCATTTTGACATCTACCCCCTACCGCTAAACGTGGCACAGACCAGTTTCGGCAGCGGCAGTAATTTCAGCGAAGGGAATTACACCAAGGCAGGTATTGACGCTTTGGTCAAGCACCCGAACTTCAAGGCCAACGCAAACAAGTACTGCGCCGAAGGCACCACCGTCGACGGGTTCCTCTTCCTGTTCCCCGGCGAAGAACAAAACGCCCTTAAGCAAAGCGACTACTTCTGGGGGCACAAATACCAGATGATCTACAACGGCGCCGCCAGCCAGTGGAGCAAGGGTTATACCGCCGGCGGATATACATTCGACGCCTACCTGTTCATCGCCCAGTACCGCGACAATTCCAACAATTCGAAATTGAACGCCATGGGAATTTTCGCCCACGAGTTTAGCCATGTGCTGGGTCTCCCCGACATGTACTCCGGCTCCGGAACGAACTTTGTATCGGGCCCCACTCCCTACGATGTCATGACCCAGGGCATGTACAACGGCAACTGGGAAACGCCGCCCTCGTTCTCCGCCTTCGAACGCGAAGCCATGGGTTGGATGACCATCAAGGAAATGTCTCCCAATTCCTCGTACGTCATGAGGGACATTTCAAAGATGGAAGCCTTTTCTGTCAGCAACCCAAACCAGAACGACGAATATTACATTGTTGAATACCGCCCCGCCGTAAAGTACGACGCCTACATCCAAAACAACGGCGTATATGTGTGGTACATCGATTACGATGCATACGCTTTCGAAAACGCAGCGGTCAACAGCAACAAGAGCCACCAGCGTGTGGCCATGAACAAGGTCGTTCAAAAGGGCGGTTACTATGCCGACTTCACCTTCGTCAACAAGAGCGGCAGGGCAGGCATTCCGGGCGTATACAACTTCGTTCTAGAAGGAGACACCCTGGCCTGCTTTACCACCAACTCCGCCATGCCTCTTTCCAAGTGCCCCACGCCGGAGCCCCTTTCCAGCAGCAGCGGGATTTCTTCTAGCAGTGAGAATCCTTCTGACAGTGAAGTTTCTTCTAGCAGTCAGCAGGCCGAGCCTACTACATCTACAACAGGATTCGCTCCCACCGTCGCCTCTAGGCTTAAGCTCCACGTAGAAGGTTCTACCCTGCACATCAATACAGCAAGCGCCTCCCCGAAGGAAGTTGCCATTTTCGATATGCTGGGGAACAAGATTCTTGCGGAACGTTTCGCAGGAAGGGATTATAGTTTGAACCTTGGAAATCTGGATCACAAGGTCTATATGGTCAGGGTTACCGAAAACGGAAAGTCCCTCACACAAAAGACATTCGCCTTTTAA
- a CDS encoding TIGR02147 family protein has translation MVEPQKQKKVFEYLDYREFLRDYYSQKKAANPAFSLRVFSDRIGFKAKDFISRVMNGEKNLSQQSIPKVASGLRLGKHETEFFVALVEFNQAETTDDRNAAFEKMQAAMKVVRFAEKQHMLGHAQYMIYSHPRHLFIRSLIGMFGFDGDYAALAKQVNPKITADEAKQSVKLLEECQLIKKDENGKYVLTESAITTGDRTSKLALRGYHQNCLKMGAESIDRDPPGKRHISGLTLGISKEGYDRIVERINAFRKEIALIAEEDEGSDKVFQMEFALFQVGGKSES, from the coding sequence ATGGTTGAACCGCAAAAACAGAAAAAAGTCTTCGAATACCTGGATTACCGGGAATTTTTGAGGGACTATTACAGTCAGAAGAAGGCTGCAAACCCGGCCTTCTCCCTGCGTGTATTTTCTGACAGGATCGGTTTCAAGGCCAAGGACTTTATTAGCCGCGTCATGAACGGCGAAAAGAACCTGAGCCAGCAAAGCATTCCCAAGGTGGCGTCTGGGCTGCGGTTGGGCAAGCACGAGACGGAATTTTTCGTGGCCCTGGTGGAATTCAACCAGGCCGAAACCACTGACGACCGCAATGCGGCTTTCGAAAAGATGCAGGCCGCCATGAAGGTGGTCCGCTTTGCCGAAAAGCAGCACATGCTGGGGCATGCCCAGTATATGATCTATTCCCACCCCCGTCATCTGTTTATCCGTAGCCTGATCGGCATGTTCGGATTCGACGGGGATTATGCCGCCCTGGCAAAACAGGTGAATCCAAAAATTACCGCCGACGAGGCGAAGCAATCCGTAAAGCTGCTGGAAGAATGCCAACTCATAAAGAAGGATGAGAACGGCAAGTATGTGCTTACAGAAAGCGCCATTACCACAGGGGATCGTACGTCAAAGCTGGCCCTTCGCGGTTACCATCAGAATTGCCTCAAGATGGGGGCGGAATCCATCGACCGTGACCCGCCGGGCAAGCGCCACATTTCTGGCCTGACCCTGGGCATCAGCAAGGAAGGCTACGACCGCATCGTAGAACGTATCAATGCCTTCCGTAAAGAAATTGCCCTCATCGCCGAAGAGGATGAGGGCAGTGATAAGGTGTTCCAGATGGAATTTGCGTTGTTCCAGGTGGGCGGAAAATCGGAAAGCTAG
- a CDS encoding Ig-like domain-containing protein codes for MKKGVLGKIIAGMVMAGTCGVSLAATPANEVVTLPADKNYGGGDKVGSQLIAATYNAGKGPGVWIVADGGYRLYHNGALLAEDNQAGRVRFIPMTLLPGENAFSVVGVNGAGAPGVLVQIDDLDRSYYSGSDWKSKPSVGNASWKEKGRDLSMWGGATALSYSNTKMPSGGDLKGFAANTQSKWIWTSSESDSVAVLLFTLNVRAEGFGASTTGGDAGKIVIAKDSAEVRKYLQSSDALTILVPEGTYDFRQFRNAVTEAKAKGRTWCKTTCSEKNAVTGKTNTFYRITFKANSCSDLTEAGVQIVQESENLMAWSNWITTKANKSLVGMGRGANLRGASIAVRSNEGSGNHIYRNLAIYDVNPHLIEGGDGLETVGTSSKHVDKFWADHISYKWISDGFDMEFVDNATISYLDFDGANDFNCWGTDPYMALVEDAQLTYANSYWHNTYGRVPKVTGENDGSKVHLYNQLVDGNRFFIAGASGHSATAKAYVHYENSYIKNGKGYLAEWGDNGYVYFSGITYSNTTQQHRYNGTVTMGAPQAETFNPSYSWEKRDVNSLPTDLPSLSGVGGRYGSMPAYDQAFGVSNKAATVAMTAPAANKAFDAGSSVTLSASASDADGSVKSVSFYIGTELVGTATSAPYSVTVNDLAAGTYSAVAVATDNSGLTQMSEFVTFEVAAEEIEDPASSSSEEIASSGSEEEIESSNSSEEIESSDSEESAIRTIADAATEAEASYYRVFDMQGRPLYTGNTKPNKMVATRAIVVEYSKSGTAIRRYIQTK; via the coding sequence ATGAAAAAAGGTGTTTTGGGTAAAATTATCGCAGGCATGGTTATGGCTGGTACGTGTGGTGTATCGCTGGCCGCCACGCCTGCAAATGAAGTGGTGACGCTTCCTGCAGACAAAAACTATGGAGGTGGAGACAAGGTGGGCTCTCAGCTCATCGCCGCCACCTACAACGCAGGAAAGGGTCCGGGAGTGTGGATTGTGGCAGATGGCGGCTACCGCCTTTACCACAATGGCGCCCTGCTGGCCGAAGACAATCAGGCCGGTCGCGTCCGCTTCATTCCTATGACTTTGCTCCCCGGCGAGAACGCATTCTCCGTGGTGGGTGTCAACGGCGCGGGAGCCCCCGGCGTATTGGTCCAGATTGACGATCTTGACCGTTCCTATTACAGCGGCAGCGACTGGAAATCCAAGCCGTCTGTAGGAAACGCCTCCTGGAAGGAAAAGGGCCGCGACTTGAGCATGTGGGGCGGAGCTACAGCCCTGAGCTATTCCAACACAAAGATGCCTAGCGGCGGCGACCTGAAGGGCTTTGCCGCAAATACCCAGTCCAAGTGGATCTGGACCAGCAGCGAAAGCGATTCCGTCGCAGTCCTCCTGTTTACCCTGAATGTAAGGGCGGAAGGTTTCGGTGCCTCTACAACAGGCGGCGACGCAGGCAAAATCGTTATCGCAAAGGATTCCGCAGAAGTCCGCAAGTACCTGCAGTCTTCTGACGCCTTGACTATTCTCGTTCCCGAAGGAACCTACGATTTCCGCCAGTTCCGCAATGCGGTAACCGAAGCCAAGGCCAAGGGACGCACCTGGTGCAAGACTACCTGCTCCGAAAAGAATGCGGTCACCGGAAAGACCAATACTTTCTACCGCATCACCTTCAAGGCCAATAGCTGCAGCGACCTGACCGAAGCCGGCGTGCAGATTGTCCAGGAAAGCGAAAATCTGATGGCATGGTCCAACTGGATTACCACCAAGGCCAACAAGAGCCTGGTGGGCATGGGCCGCGGCGCCAATCTGCGTGGAGCCTCTATTGCAGTCCGCAGTAACGAAGGCAGCGGCAACCACATTTATCGCAACCTGGCCATCTACGACGTGAACCCCCACCTGATCGAAGGTGGCGACGGTCTCGAAACGGTAGGAACCTCTTCGAAGCATGTGGACAAGTTCTGGGCCGACCATATTAGCTACAAGTGGATTAGCGACGGTTTCGACATGGAATTCGTAGACAACGCTACCATCAGCTACCTGGATTTTGACGGCGCCAACGATTTCAACTGCTGGGGAACCGACCCTTACATGGCACTGGTAGAAGACGCCCAGCTGACTTACGCCAACTCCTATTGGCATAATACCTACGGCCGCGTTCCCAAGGTAACGGGCGAAAACGACGGTTCCAAGGTTCACCTTTACAACCAGCTGGTAGACGGCAACCGCTTCTTCATTGCAGGCGCCAGCGGCCACAGTGCCACAGCCAAGGCCTATGTCCACTACGAAAATAGCTACATCAAGAACGGCAAGGGCTACCTGGCAGAATGGGGCGACAACGGCTATGTCTACTTTAGCGGCATCACCTATAGCAACACCACCCAGCAGCACCGCTACAATGGTACTGTAACCATGGGTGCCCCTCAGGCAGAAACTTTCAACCCCAGCTACAGCTGGGAAAAGCGAGACGTAAACAGCCTTCCCACCGACCTGCCCTCTCTCTCAGGCGTGGGAGGCCGCTACGGATCCATGCCCGCCTACGACCAGGCCTTTGGCGTAAGCAACAAGGCAGCCACCGTCGCCATGACGGCACCCGCCGCCAACAAGGCCTTTGATGCAGGCTCCAGCGTAACACTTTCCGCCTCCGCAAGCGATGCCGACGGTTCCGTAAAGAGCGTAAGCTTCTACATCGGAACAGAGCTGGTGGGAACCGCAACTTCTGCCCCCTATAGCGTCACCGTAAACGACCTGGCTGCAGGAACCTACTCCGCCGTGGCCGTAGCTACCGACAATTCCGGATTGACCCAGATGTCTGAATTCGTGACTTTCGAAGTGGCTGCAGAAGAAATCGAAGACCCGGCCAGCAGTTCCTCTGAAGAAATCGCGTCTAGCGGTTCCGAAGAAGAAATTGAATCCAGCAATTCTTCCGAAGAAATTGAATCCAGCGATTCCGAAGAATCTGCCATCCGAACCATCGCAGATGCGGCTACCGAGGCCGAAGCCAGCTACTACCGCGTTTTCGATATGCAGGGCCGCCCCCTCTACACCGGCAACACCAAGCCGAACAAGATGGTCGCCACCCGCGCCATCGTCGTAGAGTACAGCAAGTCCGGTACCGCCATCAGACGCTACATCCAGACGAAATAA
- a CDS encoding A24 family peptidase, which produces MELIPLWYWLAVFFVFGACVGSFYNVIVYRMPRGISLINPPSHCPLCKKQIPIYLNLPVIGWFILRGKTACCHKPLNIIYPIGEALCGLLGALALFAAVAVNYGAVVPELFVSPVMQPSVWADALAMFWLLLGAYPVCAVDFKYKLIPDSMSVGGIVAGLLISLIPGGITPLQSLVGAVAAGGGLYLLGLVASKVFKKEAMGFGDVKLLAGYGALMGWQSAAMILVVAAVVGLLVMIPYARIQRKIAEKAVVDDSEDVSGQIPFGPFLALAAPIVYLWGETFLELYIRFVVGE; this is translated from the coding sequence ATGGAATTAATACCCCTTTGGTATTGGTTGGCTGTTTTTTTTGTTTTTGGCGCCTGTGTCGGTAGCTTCTATAACGTTATCGTGTACCGCATGCCCCGCGGGATTTCGCTGATAAACCCGCCCTCCCACTGCCCGCTGTGCAAGAAGCAGATCCCCATCTACCTGAACCTGCCTGTAATCGGCTGGTTCATTCTGCGTGGCAAGACCGCCTGCTGCCATAAGCCCCTCAATATTATATATCCCATTGGCGAAGCCCTCTGCGGTTTGCTGGGGGCACTGGCCCTGTTCGCTGCCGTGGCGGTCAATTACGGTGCCGTTGTGCCGGAACTTTTTGTATCGCCCGTGATGCAGCCCAGCGTGTGGGCCGATGCCCTGGCCATGTTCTGGCTCCTGCTGGGAGCTTACCCCGTCTGTGCGGTGGATTTTAAGTATAAATTAATTCCCGATTCCATGAGCGTTGGCGGCATTGTGGCTGGCCTCCTGATTTCGCTTATTCCCGGGGGCATTACCCCGCTGCAGAGCCTGGTCGGCGCGGTTGCCGCCGGTGGCGGCCTCTATTTGCTTGGACTTGTGGCAAGCAAGGTCTTCAAGAAAGAAGCCATGGGCTTTGGCGACGTGAAGCTTTTGGCCGGCTACGGAGCCCTCATGGGTTGGCAGTCTGCGGCCATGATCCTGGTGGTTGCCGCCGTGGTGGGCCTGCTGGTGATGATCCCCTACGCCCGTATCCAGCGCAAGATTGCAGAAAAGGCCGTGGTGGATGATTCCGAAGATGTTTCTGGCCAGATTCCCTTTGGTCCGTTTCTGGCCCTGGCGGCCCCTATCGTGTACCTTTGGGGCGAAACCTTCCTTGAACTTTATATAAGGTTTGTAGTCGGAGAATAG